Sequence from the Pan paniscus chromosome 4, NHGRI_mPanPan1-v2.0_pri, whole genome shotgun sequence genome:
GGGAGCCCGGGTCGCGGCAGGACCCACGCACCGGCTAAGTGCTAGCCATTTGCGGGTCTCCTCTCGCGGCCCGGTCGGCACCAAGCCGAAGAGGCCGGGGCAGGGCCGCCGGGCCGGCGCAAGGATGCGTTCTGCGGCCCCGGCCTGTACTCGCCGCTCACACGCCCCCTGCGCGCCAGGCCCGTACACCGCCACCGGCACTCACAGAGCCACCCGGCCTTCACCCGGCCGCTGGGCCGCCGCCTGGGCACCGCGCCGCGCCCGCCCTCCGCCCGGCCGGTTCCTGTCCTCTCCGCCACATCCTGACCCGCCCGCCGCCCCCTTTCTTACCGGCGGGCTTGGCGGGGCGGAGGGAGCCGACTCGGGTGGACAGCCTCCCCCGCGCCCAGGCCCGGGATCTCCGCCGCCGAGTCCTAGGGCTCCGGCGTCTCGGGGTAAGCAAGAGTCCGTgcgggggagggggaaggggacagacgcggaggggaaggggaagcccCGGTCCGCAGCACCAACGCGCGATCCCCTGCGGAGTGGAGCTAACAATTCATTATTGAAGCACCAAGGGCGAGGGCAGCAAGAGCTATAAGTAACGAGtcgtcgccgccgccgccgccgccgccgtcgcGCGCGCGCTCCCGCTCCCTCCGCTTATCTGCCCCCGGCAGCCGCCATGACGCCGAGAAAGCAAGCGAGCGCAACCGTCTCCGTCGTAGCCGCCGCCGCCACCGAGGTCGCCGTCGCCTCCGCCTCCCGCGCGACGTAAGCGCCTCTGCTCACTCCCCTTCCCGACAGAGCGCGAGGCGGGCGGGCGCGCGCACGCCGAAGCCTTTCTGCTCGCGCGCGGGAGGCGGGAGGGACTACGTTGAAGGGTCGTGGGCGTAGGAAAAAAGCGATTGGTGCTGGGGCAGGGCGGGGGGGGCGAGTGCGCGCACGCGCACGAATGGGAGTGCGCACGGCGGATGCGCGGAGGCCGTCGGACTCTGACTGCGCGGAGGCCGTCGGACTCTGACTGCGCGGAGACCGCTGGACTCTGGTCGCGGCCTTAGTCCGCTGATCCTCGCTTGGGTGCCCGCCCTTAGCGGCCCGGCGTTGAATTCCGGGAAGTGGGAGCTTCAGGCTCGCTCCGTGCGGGTATGGGCGCTAATGTCACTTGGGATGGTTGCGCAAGGACATCGCGGCGGACACTGACAAGGAACCGGGGAGGAACGGGGGTGGGGAGAGACTGCGATGGGACTCGGGAAGCCCGGAAGGGCCGCGCTGAATAAGCCTAAGGGGCCGGGTCGCAAGGAGTGTCGGGTAGCACAGGCCTCGGCTCAGTCGGAGCGCCAGGCCTCAGGGTCCGGGCGGGGGCTGCTGCGTCACACCAGGCAACCTGGGAACGCAACTGTTGGGCAACCGTGGTGGCCTCTCGCCACCTCTTACGCTTGGGCGATCTGCGATTGACGCATCCTGGGAGCTGATGTCCCGCACGGGCGGGGCGCCggaggaggagagaaaatagAGACCCGGTTGTTGACAGCCTGTGATGCCGCTTGATTCATGTGTGGGTGGCCTGGTTTAGAAATGTACCACCCTTCCTTTCTAGGTTCCTCCCCGGAGGGCGGGGTGAAGGGTGCGGCGCCGAATCGCAACAAAAAACGCTGCTCGAGGGATGTTAGTAACTGTCTCAGCTTAAGTTGCTGCCTTTTAGCTTACAGTTTGTAtcgtaactgaaactgtggaccTTAGTTAAATCCCTTCAGTGTGttggaaacatatttttaagtgtatttttgaAACATACTTAGAGcattttgaaatgcttttttgaaagcgttttttaaatcaaaattctgttacacttgatttttttcagtCTGCAGATGAACTTGACTCACTCAAGGttaatgatttttgtttcttacttatgtttgtagaggcggggttttgtcatgttgctaggttggtgttgaactcctgagctcgagcgaTCCACCTGccactgccttccaaagtgctggaattacaggcgtgagccacggcgcccggtgGCCGAggttaataataattaaaagtttcTAATCCCATTGTTCAGTTATTTGATTTGGTGTAAAGGCGCACTTTCCAAGTCAGATGAGTTTGTGGTAACATGCATTccccaaataattatttttcccttgTGGGAAATATTCCAGTTTTAGGCTGCCAGCTGTTTAAACAGTTTGGTTcaaatccttcaaaaaaatctcaaaacataACTCCACATATGTATTTACTACATATTGAAGGGTATATTCACTTGGAGAAGTAGGAGAAAGCAAACAGATGCCAATGGCCTTTTTGAAAACATGTATCTATCAGCAATAATTGAATAGCAAAACGAAGTGGAACACTACCATCCTTTGCAATATTAGACAGTTTTAATACTGGGTTGTGAGGAATGAAAAGATCATACAAATCGTCATTTCTGAAGTCATTTCTGAAGTCGTCATTTCTGAACTGAgtgctaatttttcatattaagCTTTATGTTAATATCCTTAATGAGAGGAACTTCCTGTGCCCGTAATTTCTCCAGAGAAACTATTAACATACACAGAATGTTGTAATCAGAAGTATAGTTCAGTTAATAAAGTCCTCAATTACAACTCTGACATTTTGTCATTGTCTTATGAAAAGAATTACTGTATATACAGTCTATTTTACGTTTTCCGGAAGCACGTCaggctggttttttgtttttttactactAATTGTGCCATTGAATATGCTATTCTGTCATATTGTGCCATCAAACATGCTATTCGAAAAAAGATCTTGCCcaatttgtaataaaatattgaaCATTGGAGATTTAGATTTCGAGTAAAATCATACTTTATTGCTTTGCAGAAGTACACAGTAGGTGGAAAATTGCAACAATCTTgccagttcattttttaaaaagcgtgTAGGTAATCCAAAGATACTTTTTTGATGATTTGTTATCAACATAGTTAAATTTGCAGTGTCACTTTATTTGAATAAACTAGCTTTATCTCTACTTAGTGGTACTAAATAGCCAAACAGTTGATAATCTCAACACATGACTAACAAAAAATTCCACATAATTAACATTAACCAGGAGGTTTTTGTTActatttaatttctcattttttaaatttcatattcttTGGGAAGAATATTACTTTTCCGGAATCCAAGACAGCATTTTGTGGGTCCTTAATTGTGATATGCTTTACTAGGTAAAGTACTAAATGGGTATTCTTAGGTGAGGATAGGCTGGGAACCACATATCCAGAATtgtgaaatatataacataaacagGATAACTTGCTCCTTTGTTAGCTTTTTGGATGCCAGGGTTAAGATTTTAATTCCATAATTATGTCCTTGTTGCCTGGAGGATTTGCATATGAGAAACCACAAAAACAATCGGGACATTATTAAAATACCCTAGAATCTCAACCTGTGACAATATTTCCCATGTCCTTGCAAAACCAGAGAAAGTCTTTCCAATATGATTCTTAAATTTACAAAGTCCTCTGAATAGAAACCATGAAATCCTAAGTCATCTTCTAGTGAAGATTTGCtgtacattttctgttttcctaataAGAAATTAGAGGAGTTTAGTTCCCAGTGTTGGGCAAGGGATAGGACTCAGTCACCTGGAAAGTTCTTTTGTAACTACACGTGCCTGACACTCCTATTCTTCCCCTCTGCTGATATGCAGAATTTCTAGGTTCTAGGTAGTATTTGGGAAGTTTCCCAGATTATTCTGATATCTACCAGCGGCTCATCCACCTTCTTTATGGTCACTGTATTTGGGGATTTTGAATGATAAATTCTTGAATCACTAAAAGCTAAATTTCAAACAGAAAATTGTTAGAGATGATACTAAGAGGCAAGTATGTATAAAATCTAATAGGCATTGAAGAAGATACAAAGATTCCATCCTCTACTGAAAAATTAAGTGTGCACGCAGAGTAAGAAAGAAGGTTAAGTAGCCaacctcaaaaatatttaaaaattattgcattGATGCTGTATCACTCATTTCCTTgcccagattcttttttttttttttttttttttttttttttttttgagacagagtctcactttgtcacccaagctggagtgcagtggtgctatctcatttcactgcaatctccgcttcctgggttcaagtgattctcatgcctcagccttccaagtagctgggactacaggcacgcgccaccacacccagctaattttgtgtacttttagtagagactgggtttcaccatgttggcaaggctggtgtcaaactcctgacctcaggtgatctgcctgcctcagcctcccaaagtgctgggattacaggcgtgagccgccatgcccggcccttGCCCAGATTCTTTATTCACTGCTGTCCAAATACTGTTGGTCCTCTGTACCTGCAGGGATTTGCAGGTACAGAGGCTCAactataagggacttgagcatccccAGGTTTTGGTAAATGGGGGTCCTGGAACTAATTCTCTGCAGATACTGAGGGACAAACGGTACCACTCATTTTAATGCAGAAATTTTGTATTCATCCTTTCTTTTTAACTCCCACTACCGGGCTTAGTTTAGGcctctattttctctttatctttcccTTCAGCTTATCCTTTAGGTTTCCTTCAAACTTGAAATCTAACTAAATCAGTCCCCTGTTATATACCACATATATTTGTAAACTAAACATATATGAAGATGTATGTACATGTCATATATTCCTAGTATTTTAGTTACTTAATTTTTTCACAGACTAATCTCAGTATTGCCTCTCATCATTCCTAATGGACACTTGGTACTCTAGACACTTCTTCAGGTCACTGGAAAGGTATCTCTCATTGTAAGTGGATATAACCCATTTATCTTATGGGTCAATCTTTCATAAGTTTGTTTAAGTAAATGCCCAAGAACTGTTGAGTACCTTGACACAATTGTGCTGACAACCTATAAGACTTGTCAGAAAACTCTCTGACCTCCCTTTTAGGACATGGAATTGAGTATTCTGTAAGTGCGGCATGTCATTGTATCACAATATAGCATTTGTTTCCATACTACATTGTGAGGTCCTTGAGCAAAGAGTACTGTGCCCCAGTGCATTGTATTGATATTCATTCAAACCAGACATTCTGCTGAGGGTAGGGAGGGATTATAATACAGCAAAAACTAACACTTTCAAAGTTAAAGCCTAGTTCAGGACACAGTCACACTATAAAATCGCAACTTAGAGAAATAGTATGAAGAGACATACGGTGCTGTGAGAATCCATAATAAAGAACCCTAGTCAGAAAAGTCTCAAGGAAGTGATGTGATCGTTGTGGTCTAGAGCTGAAGAATTAATATGAATTAGGTAGGCAAGAAAGGGAAGTACAAGAGCTGCTTTCTGGGTAAAAGAAACAACATGGGCAAAGATTCTGGGGTCAGAGAGATCACGTCAGTGCACTTGCCAGTTTGCCAAGAACAGGCCGTATTCACTTTCAGAAGTGTTCAGGTTTGGATAGTAAATTGCAGGGCCATCCTATCTATAAGGGACTCTAAGAAGCATGGTTCTGCTGGAGCAAACAGCAGCTGGACAAGATGAGGCTACACAGACACTAGGCCCAAAGGCTAAGTGAAGTATGTTTTTCAAGACAATGAGGAAGCTATTGAAGGATTTGAAACTgggtggtagcttgatgggactGGCAAATTGAAAGTTTTTACTTTAGGTATAAATCCCAAAGAAGGATTAGATGTGGGTTGAAGTAGATACAGTATTCCTAATTAAGTCAGGAGTCTTTGGCAGATAAGAGAGGTTAGAAATGACATGATAGACTAGGATAGTGTAATGGAGGTGGAGAGAAGTAGAATTGGGAAGGGTAACAAAACTTGATGGGATTGGATTCAGGCAGGGTTAGGAGGAGGAGGGATGTTAGTCATTTGCAGCTGAATGACATTCACTTATATAGTAATGTATTTGGAGATGTATAGATAGGGAGATCATTACATTTGGTTTAAGACAGAAttgggccgggtgcgatggctcatcccagcactttgggaggccaaagcgggtggatcacaaggtcaggagatcgagaccatcctggccaacacgttgaaaccctatctctactaaaaattaaaaattaaaaaattagccgggcgtggtggcatgcacctgtagtcccagctatttgggaggctgaggcagaatggattgaacctgggaggcggaggttgcagtgagctgagatcgcgacactgccttccagcctgagcaacagagctagactctgtcttgggggggaaaaaaaaaagacttacagaATTTCTGATGCCTTTGAATTGCCCAGGAGGTTTCTGGATAGAACCATGGAGCTAAGTGAAGTCTAGACTGAAAATTAAAGCTGTTAAGTGTGAAGTGTGTAGGGAAAAATTAAAGTCTTGAGTATTCATGAAGTAAACTTGGAAGACAGCCTAAGTGTGTGCAGTGAAGAATTCCAGTTTATTTTTGACTAGGTAGAGGAAGATGAACTGGATAAGGAGGAGTTACACAGTTACCAGCAGGGTGTTGTGCTACTGAAGATGAGTAAGGCTTCATGGAAAGAGTGGTGAATAATGTCCAGTTGCTGTATAAGAATTAGGTGGAAGGATTAGCACATATTAATcatctaaaaaacaaatacattaataTCTTCAAAGTCTGATTTGGgagaatttgttttcattttttttttcaaacaggaaCTGAACAATACCATCATTTACAGTTACGGGCTATGGGTGGTCACTTAATTGGTGTGATTTGAGACTGAGAACCTCCTATTCCACAAATCTATACTTCATCCTCTACTAATGCTTGAAAAGTCATTGATAGAAATCTGTTTTAAAGCATATATTCCTGGGAAGAGTAATATGTTTAGAAGATACATAATTCTCAGCTGTGCCAAAATTTAGAATTAACTGAGGAGTTGTGTACTAAAAATGCTCAAGATTATATTCCATGGTTCTGAGGTGGGGCCTTGGcacatgcatttttttaaaagctcccctaggtgattctaatgtgccaTTGTTGAAAAATCATTGACAGCATCCTATTAACACAGTATTGACTCATAACGTTTTGTTTAGATGACATGTGGGTAGGACAGGACACCTATTTATAAAACAGTGGTTGGTAATGGCCATTGAGTAGGGAGGATTTTGCCCAAAAGAGAACATTTGCCAaaatctggaaacatttttgtgGTCGTCCCAGTGGGTGGGTTTTGCGGAGTTGGCACTATTCATACATAGTAGTTAGAGGCCAGGATACTGTTAAAAATCCTACAGTGTACTGCACAGCCCCCTCTCCTCTCATAAGAAAGAATTATCTGGCTCAAAATGACAAGAGTGCCCTTGTTGAAAAAACTTGCTGTAAGCGATGGCAAGCTAGGTAGTATTTTCCAGTGAAATCTTACACAGATTGGAGTTGTGGTTTGGTAAGGGTGCTAATGAATGAGGATCTACTCTCTACCTAACAGCTTAACCAAAACTCACCCTTTCTTATAACCAGTAACAAAGGAGCctcaaataaaatacatttttcagaaCAAAGAAATGTGACTAGCATAATAGACTGATTGcaatgttatttttcttgttaacaATTTATAGTGTAACAAACTGTTATTGCTGGTAAGGGTGCAAATTGgttacaaccactttggaaaactgataTGCAGTATTCATTATAGCTGAACTTATCCTACCCTGTAATTCAGCAGTTTCATTCCTGAGTGTATACGCAAGAGAAATTAATGTATGTGGCTACTAAAAGTTTCGTgtaacaatgttcatagcagtttgaTTCattatagccccaaactggaacaAAGTGAAgcatattcataaaatggaatattatctggtaatgaaaaagaaaatgctacacACAGTAACATAGACAAATCTCGCAGTCATTGCATTGAgtgaaataaacacaaaataattcatattgtataattccatttatatgaaattcaggAACAAGCGAAACTAATCGATGATAGAAGTCAGGATGATATTGACCTTTCTGGGGTTGGTATTGACTTGGAAGGGGCACAGTGAGCCTTCTGAAGTGATGGAAATGTATACCTTGATCTGGAATGTTACACTGGTGTATGCGTATGAGAAAGTTCATCAAGCCGCACGTTGACTTTTTGTGAactttatatatgttatactACAGTGTTTTTTAATTactaaatataagaaaaacagcAAAGCCACTTCTTAACTACTTGAAGTCTTCTGTCTCAAGCTTGGTTAAATACAGGGTCAACTACATACTAtattctcaataaatataaataactctAATGCATTATTTGGTAAAAGGAATATGGGATTTGGAATCAGacctagtttgtttgttttttaagactagtcaagtgcaggagtgagaaggagggaaagagtaGAACAAGAGTTCAATCTAGACCTGACTGAACAACCAATTGAGATAACTCACTACCTTTGGACCAGCTTCAGACCTAGTTTTGTATCACAGCTTCATCTTTCATTAGCTGTATGACATTGAATAAGTCACTTACTTGGGTACTTTTTGTGACTATAAAAGAACAGAAGATAGCTGAGAGAagtataaaaaacatttttaaaattttagccttGATTCATGATCCCTCACCACTGAGAAACGTCCACACACATTCAGGAATGGGCCTCAGCAGTTAAGAATGCATTAGGTGACCTAACACCTCTGGCTTTAGCTAGTTGAACAACAGAACCCTGTCTGAATGAATCAGATTTTTCTGAGAATTTAAAATTAGGATTGAGAGAAGCTTGTCAGACTGCtgatcacttgaactgggaaaaTATAACCTTAGGCCAGGGCTGCTTTGTTTGGTAGCAAGCAGCATGTGGAGAATCTGAGAGCTGTGATACAGAACAAGAGTAATCTCAGATtacttactgtgtcacccagtgtTCTAAGTGCTATAAGTCTATGAATTTGGGTACAGGTTTAGTATTCCTTATCCAAAATggttgggaccagaagtgtttagGATTTGGGTTATTGGAATATTCGCGTATATATAATTAGATATTTGGGGATGAGTactcaagtctaaacatgaaattcttttatgctttatattttatgctttatatataccttatacacatagcctgaaggcaGTTTTATACAATGTTTTCagtaattttgtgcatgaaacacgTGATGCATCATAcaaggtcaggtgtggaattttccacctgCTGTGTCATGTGGGTGCTCAGAAAGTTTCatgaggcagaaagattgcttgaatctaggagttcaagacctgcctgggcaacatagtgaaaccccagctgtatttaaaacataataataaaaagtttcagattttggagcaatTCAGCTTTTTAATTAGGGGTGCTCAACCTGTACTATTATCCTTAcattacaggtaaggaaactaaaAAGCTTGCTTAAAGTAAGTGCTAAAGATA
This genomic interval carries:
- the LOC134730480 gene encoding basic proline-rich protein-like, producing the protein MNSCFAPAKFLKRHSKEVWKPSSLIHPARSNQPPSRTCPPLPGPPSRSRSPSSRLKLPGDPPRALPGSPEPPPPPPPAAPHVLGARVAAGPTHRLSASHLRVSSRGPVGTKPKRPGQGRRAGARMRSAAPACTRRSHAPCAPGPYTATGTHRATRPSPGRWAAAWAPRRARPPPGRFLSSPPHPDPPAAPFLTGGLGGAEGADSGGQPPPRPGPGSPPPSPRAPASRDGVLPCCPGWSAVA